GCGGCTGGAGACTGCGCAATACGATTCCAGCCTCAAAATAGTGTTGGCTCGTCGTTAGGAGACGGTTGAAGCTGCGTGCTGGCTGGTGAGGTTATTGACCGGGCGCCATTCGCTACCGTTTCATCTTGCCAGACATCACTGTTCGCTCAACAATATCAATTCCACCACGCTGTCAGCATTCAGAAAAATCTCTCAAGTAACACCAGCTGTCTTTTGTTTCTCTAAGAATTTATTGTGCAAGTCGGTAAAGAGTGTAGAGCCCGAGTGTGACGGCTCAAACGACTGTATCACCACTATCACGTTCGTATATAGGGTGTGTAATGGCACGCAGGCACAGCAAGAAGAAAACCGCAACGCCGGCGCCGGCGCCTATTGAGAAAAAGATGAGACAGCacaagcagcaacagcagcagcagcagcagcagccagcaacagcagcagaaaagaaatccGAATCTCAGACTACTACATGGTCGCGCATCAAGCACTTTTCTAATGACGTGATTGCACCCTTTTTCCTCGTCTTTTTCACTCCAGCAATCCAGATTTTGGCACATTTGGGAAACCCTGCCGCTCCATTCCAATGGGACAGGTAGcaaccatttttcatttttcatttggcaGCAATATTGTAGCTAGCATATTCGTCACGCGagtatgaaatatttttttgttttcttttgttttatagaTTGCTGGGCAATTCGTTCTCGTGGACGGCCGTCGCCGTTTTTTTCCTCTGGTCTCTGGTAATTCATTTTGTTGTGCCGTCTCTCATTCTGCCTTCGTTTCATGTCATGCTTTCGTCTACTGAAGTGTCGTACGTTGGCTCATTTCGGTTTTATCGCCATTCGCTTTGACCTTGGCTAACGTGTCGCTGACCTTGACTGAGCAACGTGTTACTCGTTGACAGAAACCTTCAAATCACGCCATGTCCGACACGTGCTTGGCCCAAATGTCAGCATTTCTTTTGTCGCCATTTTATTCGATTCTCATCACAATTACATAATCACTCGTCGTCTTACCTGTCGGCCTATCCTTCCCATCCCTGTAGTCCATTTCAACCAGACGTCTGTACTTCATTTTAACCAGTTAACCAAAtttatccatttttcttttagttcttCTTGCTGATTCCCTCTCGTACTTTCGTCGGCCCACCTTCGCCCATGGGCTACAAGCCAGAATATGCTGATAACGGAATGGTGTACTACACGGCAACTTTGTTTACGGTAATCGAAGCATAGCCACATTTATTATATGGCTTCCGTCTTTGGGCGGGACTTGCTCGACACTATTTCTACAttatattgttttgttttgttttttaaaagaaatcttgAATAAGAAATCTGcttataaaaaaagagaatgttATATCGCGCCATGTTTCTGAAACAATCCAATATATTTTCCCCCCAACAGTATTTGGGGCTCCACGTCATTTATCCTGATTTGTCATTGGACATCTACGACAACATGGCCTACATTCTGGGTTCGCTGAATATTTTCGCCTTGACTCTGTGCACCGTTCTTCTCTTTATGGGCAGGAATCGGCCTCAAACTTCTGAAGTTCTGCCAAGGTACACCGACTATATCcaaaaatctcattttcatttgcataTACTGTATATACAACATGTTTGGATGTGTTAATGGGATACTGATACTGTGTTTGTacagttgtttgtttgtcgggCAAACAGTGAGATGTGAATAACGCCCACAAGTGCATATTGACTAAGTCAAAggatctctctcttttttgaaaCCATTACCATTTGGTCTTGGTCAGATAAAGGGGAAAGGGAGGGGTTTGATGGTATTATCGCACTGGCATTATTATCGACCTTGCTATCGGTATTCGCGGAATCCCTTTCGTGACAGCATTTTCAGTGGGCGTGATTGGAGTTTCCCGAATGTTGCCgtagcctttttctttttctttttgtgcagTATGCCGTCAGCAATATGTGCGccaattaaattaaagaagTCTTTGATCTTGACATATAGAGCCGTCAGACTACGCTCTGACTGCCAAAAGAGTCTAATAGAATTTGAAACGAAAAATGTTCGCCATCAGCAATAcctattgattttttctttttttttcttttccctgctTCTTTCTATGTAGATCGCCGATGCTGTTTGAATTCTATCGCGGAATGGAGCTGCACCCACGTCTGCTAGGTGTTGATGTCAAGCAATGGACCAACTGTCGTGTCGGCATGATGATTTGGCAAATCTTCATCGTTGCGTTCCTAATTGCCGGGGGACGACAAGGGATAAGTCCGGGCCATGTAACTAACGTTCTCCTCCAGACCATCTACATAGCCAAATTCTTCTGGTGGGAGACTGGCTACTTTAACACTTTGGACATCACACTGGACAGGGCTGGATATTATATTTGTTGGGGATGTCTGGTTTGGGTACCAGCTTTCTACACCTACTCAAGTTACTACCTAGTGGCAAATCGGTCCCATTTCTCTGCCCAAGGTGCCTTCGTCATCGGATTATTAGGTAATTTATTATCTTTTCATCTGACACCGTCTCTCAGCAAATGGTGGCTATCCGTGCGTATAGAGAGAAATAATTAGTTTCAAAAAGATCTTTGGGATATTTGATGTGATCTACGAGCGCGTTTCTCATCTATCTATTACTTTAGCCTACGTAATCGGAGAAAGCAGTTTTTTATTCATGGGAGTCACGTTTCTAAAAGATGAATGCATAAACTAAAAGGTAGAATTCGTTGATTTAGGGGGGTTAGTCAAAAGAATTCTATACCTTTTTCTTGCCATTTAGGCAAGAGAATACCTGCAGTCTTGCATCCATGAGTAGTAGATTTTAGTTAATATGTCTCTTCTCTATTTCAATTGAGAATTttcatgttattatttttatttgtttgttttttatttttatttaattttaatttttttttcaaatttcacagGACTATTAGGTGTTGTGGTGAATTACTGGGTCGATTATGAAAAACAACTCTTCCGGGAAACAGACGGAAAGTGCCGTTTGTGGGGCAAACCAGCCAAATTTTTGCCAactgtcgataaaaaaaccaaaaaaccaagTACCAAATTAATAGTGAGTCAACTCCACTTTTTACAACCTGATCTTAATTTTCCATAATCAAAATAAGGCAACAGcgaacaaataacaaaaaaattattattactagTAGGTCGGTAGTATATTGTTAGAAAATGGAAACTGGGGTTCGGGCCTTATTCGTCTTTGTGGTTATGAAAATATGTTTTCTCTTACACATAATGGactaaatttaagaatatTTGACAAGTTAATTAATAATGGAGACGGAAGAtgaaatgattattttattttattaattacattttttaaaatttattaatacTCTCTAATTAATCGCAATTGAGATTTTagatccccccaaaaaatgtatttattagAAGTCTAAAAAATAATGCTCGACTGTGTATTTGTATGTTTAATGGTTTCTAAATTTGCAGCTCTCCGGATTTTGGGGTGTGGCGCGACATTTAAACTATACATTTGAGTTAATGGCGGCGTTGATGTGGTGCTTCCCGGGGTATGGTCATGGAATTTggccatttttatatttcttttttctgattgtgCTGCTAGTGTAAGTATCAAATGTGACAGGTTAAAGAAGccctatttcttatttgatgtATCGATTTCTAAATTTCTTTAGGCATCGCTGCTACCGCGACGAGGATAAGTGTATGGACAAGTACGGCCCAGCCTGGGTTGAATATTGCAAGCGGGTTCCTTACCGAATGATTCCTTATGTCTTTTAAATTCGAAGCCACATCCTATTTCGCTGTGTCTCAATCAAAAGTGTTCCTTCAATAATAAATCACTGTGAGCAAAAGAATTGGCTAATTCTGGGGGTGATGTCAATTTGATACCGAGTGAGACGACGGGAGTCGATTGTGGTCAGTGAAATTCCGTTCCGTTCTGTAGCGGCGGCGCATGAGAATGAAAAGAGCCCGAGTTCAACGTCCGATTTTCGATGGGCGCCCATTGCAGTGTGCCAGACCGCATCCGCCCTTTTTGAAGAGCGTTGCAAAGAGtcttacaaacacaaaagaatttgaacaacaaataaaaaagaggaaaagccAAGccacaataaaaaatgactagatTGGGGGCTCGCTACAAAAGAACGGTCCTGGGGTATATTCTACTGATGATAGTGAGAGACACTACTAGCTAGAGATTGTCAATTGTTTAGTTTACAGAGGGCCCAAAAGTTTGACTtggataaaggaaaaaaaaatcggatcAGAATAAATCGAAAATTTTACGCTTGCCCCACAATAAGAGCTTATTCAACCAACCGAGCTTAAATCctatccaaaaagaaaaatcggatTTCTTTGTCCCGATCAAAACCGGATTTTAATAATCTGGTTTTGGAGGGCGATTAAACCCTTCAGCTATACAGAATGAAGccaattattttttggtttgggtttcttttttttttaatacgtaGAAACAAACAATTATAACCGCAATACAAATCTGAATATCTGACCCGTAATTAGCGcaacaataattaaaattaaacgtGTTTTGGTCTTGTTAACCGTTGGCATAATACTagactttttttcattcaacttAGATTTATAAGAATAAAATgaactaaagaaaaatgttattcgAGTTCATTGATATATTGAACGGAATCCGACCAAGTCGTTCGTTCGTCCGCAGACTTTTGTCACCTAAAAGGGAGGAGGAGACTTAGCGgccatctttaaaaaaaaactattctttgatttgctgcgctcttcgtTTCATCACAGGTAAGAAAGATAAGCGggagaagaatggaaagtggGGGAAAgaggaataaataaaactacGGAAGAGGGAGAGGAGAATACTTGTTTCTCTATTCCCCCCCAGAGGCGTCAACATTTTCAAGGACACTAGTTGAATGGGCTGGATTTTTGCTTCACGTCGACCAAATAATTCCAAAGTTTGAGATTTTTTacagagaaaattgaattactGAAAATATTCAATGAGCGAACTTGATTgatttcgaatcaataaaaaaagttcattGAAGCGTCCAAGTACATATAAACAATTGACCCTGTTACCGAATTGAGCATTTCGAAGGCTACACACGCTTCAGGTGTGTccatatgtacacacacacacacacacacacacacagttggtCGCCAGGTggtgttttaaattttccaagtCAGTCAGCCTTCTGCTTCTCAGGCCAGCGGTAGTCGGTAGCGTGAACAGTGCAAATGAATTTACAAGTCTTGTGCTTTCCGTTTGAAAGTGGTCTGGGTCTCGTCAGATCGGATGATGGTGGCCCTTTGTGATTCGGCGCAACGGTATTGATTTTCTGGGCGGGTGTGTGTCACGGAGCCGCCATAGTAGACGGAAGAGAGAGCGTCGCCAAAAGTAGAGTCTCTCAGTAGTTTGTTGTCGGTTATCACGTTCGCATCCGTCTCCACATCCTCTTATTGCGCGCTGTGATATGTCTAGATGGAACCGTTTTGATACATTTGTGTGTCACTGAGCTTCTGCCCATCACTGCCATCAAAATGCCAC
This sequence is a window from Daphnia pulicaria isolate SC F1-1A chromosome 7, SC_F0-13Bv2, whole genome shotgun sequence. Protein-coding genes within it:
- the LOC124348812 gene encoding 7-dehydrocholesterol reductase-like isoform X2, which encodes MRQHKQQQQQQQQQPATAAEKKSESQTTTWSRIKHFSNDVIAPFFLVFFTPAIQILAHLGNPAAPFQWDRLLGNSFSWTAVAVFFLWSLFFLLIPSRTFVGPPSPMGYKPEYADNGMVYYTATLFTYLGLHVIYPDLSLDIYDNMAYILGSLNIFALTLCTVLLFMGRNRPQTSEVLPRSPMLFEFYRGMELHPRLLGVDVKQWTNCRVGMMIWQIFIVAFLIAGGRQGISPGHVTNVLLQTIYIAKFFWWETGYFNTLDITLDRAGYYICWGCLVWVPAFYTYSSYYLVANRSHFSAQGAFVIGLLGLLGVVVNYWVDYEKQLFRETDGKCRLWGKPAKFLPTVDKKTKKPSTKLILSGFWGVARHLNYTFELMAALMWCFPGYGHGIWPFLYFFFLIVLLVHRCYRDEDKCMDKYGPAWVEYCKRVPYRMIPYVF
- the LOC124348812 gene encoding 7-dehydrocholesterol reductase-like isoform X1, whose translation is MARRHSKKKTATPAPAPIEKKMRQHKQQQQQQQQQPATAAEKKSESQTTTWSRIKHFSNDVIAPFFLVFFTPAIQILAHLGNPAAPFQWDRLLGNSFSWTAVAVFFLWSLFFLLIPSRTFVGPPSPMGYKPEYADNGMVYYTATLFTYLGLHVIYPDLSLDIYDNMAYILGSLNIFALTLCTVLLFMGRNRPQTSEVLPRSPMLFEFYRGMELHPRLLGVDVKQWTNCRVGMMIWQIFIVAFLIAGGRQGISPGHVTNVLLQTIYIAKFFWWETGYFNTLDITLDRAGYYICWGCLVWVPAFYTYSSYYLVANRSHFSAQGAFVIGLLGLLGVVVNYWVDYEKQLFRETDGKCRLWGKPAKFLPTVDKKTKKPSTKLILSGFWGVARHLNYTFELMAALMWCFPGYGHGIWPFLYFFFLIVLLVHRCYRDEDKCMDKYGPAWVEYCKRVPYRMIPYVF